In Cupriavidus basilensis, one genomic interval encodes:
- a CDS encoding AzlC family ABC transporter permease — MTFRPPQALLRPWHRFAPAERAGFIEGARYFAPSLPAVFSWGLVTGVAMSKSVMNVPEAIGMSLLVYAGSAQLSVLPLFAAGLPLWTVWLTAAIVNLRFVIFSAGLQPHFSYLPLWRRTLLGSFNGDLHFVYFMQRYATPGHEPGKEGYFWGMALTNFAMWQVSSIIGIVLASAFPDSWGLGLAGTLALIPVMVTTIRSRSTLLAVAVASALALLCFDLPYRLGLVAAVVGAIAAGMASDELAARATLRGIRRRKAEHAPAQAAARSAAQSAAPAAEDRA; from the coding sequence ATGACCTTCCGACCGCCCCAGGCCCTGCTGCGTCCCTGGCATCGTTTTGCCCCGGCCGAGCGGGCCGGCTTTATCGAGGGGGCGCGTTATTTCGCGCCTTCCCTGCCTGCCGTGTTCTCCTGGGGACTGGTGACGGGCGTGGCCATGAGCAAGTCGGTGATGAACGTGCCCGAGGCGATCGGCATGTCCTTGCTGGTCTACGCGGGCTCGGCTCAGTTGTCCGTGCTGCCGTTGTTCGCGGCGGGCCTGCCGTTGTGGACGGTGTGGCTGACCGCCGCCATCGTCAACCTGCGCTTCGTGATCTTCAGCGCGGGGCTGCAGCCGCATTTCAGCTATCTGCCGCTGTGGCGCCGCACGCTGCTGGGGTCGTTCAATGGCGACCTGCATTTCGTCTACTTCATGCAGCGCTATGCCACGCCAGGCCATGAGCCGGGCAAGGAGGGGTACTTCTGGGGCATGGCGCTGACCAATTTCGCCATGTGGCAGGTCTCGTCGATCATCGGCATCGTGCTGGCCAGCGCGTTCCCGGATAGCTGGGGCCTGGGGCTGGCTGGCACGCTGGCGCTGATTCCCGTGATGGTCACGACCATCCGCTCGCGCTCGACGCTGCTGGCGGTGGCTGTGGCTTCCGCGCTGGCGCTGCTGTGCTTCGACCTGCCTTACCGGCTCGGCCTGGTGGCGGCGGTGGTGGGGGCGATCGCGGCCGGCATGGCCAGCGACGAACTGGCAGCTCGCGCGACCTTGCGGGGCATCCGCCGCCGCAAGGCCGAGCATGCGCCCGCGCAGGCGGCGGCCCGGTCAGCGGCCCAGTCAGCAGCCCCGGCGGCAGAGGACCGGGCATGA
- a CDS encoding AzlD domain-containing protein — translation MSHLEIWIALVGMALVTIVTRALFLMAGERVTVPDRIQRALRYAPAAALAAIILPDLMTWQGHFTLAPSNYKLVAGAVALVFYLVTRRMVGMIVAGMAVYTAMRLLG, via the coding sequence ATGAGCCATCTCGAGATCTGGATCGCGCTGGTTGGCATGGCGCTGGTGACCATCGTCACGCGTGCGTTGTTCCTGATGGCGGGCGAGCGCGTAACGGTGCCGGACCGCATCCAGCGCGCGCTGCGCTACGCGCCGGCGGCGGCGCTGGCGGCCATCATCCTGCCCGACCTGATGACCTGGCAGGGGCATTTCACGCTGGCCCCCAGCAACTACAAGCTGGTGGCCGGCGCGGTGGCGCTGGTGTTCTACCTGGTGACGCGGCGCATGGTGGGCATGATTGTGGCGGGCATGGCGGTCTATACCGCCATGCGGCTGCTCGGCTGA
- a CDS encoding helix-turn-helix transcriptional regulator, with the protein MNEDMHGAIRGLYEGILDAQAWQRSLHTLSNIVGSAHASMIVRDTDRDLMTVNEVVRPVQELFSAYEKEFHALDPGKLFAHNLSPGEWYIDARDFGEGAMQRSPFYREFFHRFDLCSYAACLVERKPHYEVYFALQRSFSQGNFTPADVSALDWALPHMRSAMAMRDRTIGLSTLAQLSGQILERLSFGVIAFSPERRVLLSNGIGERWVRRLAPAGKTGEWQLSRSLADMVTAACAPRSTVPAQAAIARHGNGVSAQLIVLPLPPSHIFALPWQQPAALVVIHEDAQAPAELPQLLREVYGLTPAETRLASLLATGMGLPEASERLNVRHETARSQLKAVFLKTGASTQARLARLLTQLSTALGPAPQGPSDASDAA; encoded by the coding sequence ATGAACGAAGACATGCACGGGGCAATCCGTGGCTTGTACGAAGGGATTCTTGACGCGCAGGCCTGGCAGCGAAGCCTGCACACCTTGAGCAACATCGTAGGCAGCGCGCACGCATCGATGATCGTGCGCGACACCGATCGCGACCTGATGACGGTCAATGAGGTCGTGCGCCCGGTGCAGGAGCTGTTCAGCGCCTACGAGAAGGAGTTCCACGCGCTGGATCCGGGCAAGCTGTTTGCCCACAACCTCTCCCCCGGGGAGTGGTATATCGACGCGCGCGATTTCGGCGAAGGCGCGATGCAGCGCAGCCCCTTCTACCGGGAGTTCTTCCACCGCTTCGACCTATGCTCCTACGCGGCCTGCCTGGTCGAGCGAAAGCCCCACTACGAGGTGTATTTCGCGCTGCAGCGCTCGTTTTCCCAAGGCAATTTCACGCCGGCGGATGTCAGCGCGCTGGACTGGGCGCTGCCCCACATGCGCAGCGCCATGGCCATGCGCGACCGCACCATCGGGCTGTCGACGCTGGCGCAACTGTCAGGGCAGATCCTGGAGCGCCTGTCGTTCGGCGTGATCGCCTTCTCGCCCGAGCGGCGCGTGCTGCTGAGCAATGGCATCGGCGAGCGCTGGGTGCGGCGGCTGGCCCCCGCCGGCAAGACGGGCGAGTGGCAGTTGTCGCGCTCGCTGGCCGACATGGTGACGGCCGCCTGCGCGCCGCGCAGCACGGTACCGGCGCAGGCGGCAATCGCCCGCCATGGCAACGGCGTCAGCGCGCAGCTGATCGTGCTGCCGCTGCCGCCCTCCCACATCTTTGCGCTGCCCTGGCAGCAACCCGCCGCGCTGGTGGTGATCCATGAAGACGCGCAGGCACCGGCGGAACTGCCGCAACTACTGCGCGAAGTCTATGGACTGACGCCCGCCGAGACCCGCCTGGCAAGCCTGCTGGCCACCGGCATGGGCCTGCCCGAAGCCAGCGAGCGCCTGAACGTGCGCCACGAAACCGCGCGCAGCCAGCTCAAGGCGGTATTCCTCAAGACCGGCGCCAGCACGCAGGCCCGCCTGGCGCGGCTGCTGACGCAGCTGAGCACGGCGCTTGGCCCCGCGCCGCAAGGGCCGAGCGACGCCAGCGACGCGGCCTAG
- a CDS encoding phosphoglycerate kinase, which translates to MTSVLRLSDLISQGKIAGKRVFIRADLNVPQDDAGQITEDTRIRASVPAIEACLQAGAAVMVTSHLGRPTEGEFKPEDSLAPVAKRLAELLGKPVKLVQNWVDGNGEVSAVKPGEVVLLENCRVNKGEKKNSDELAQKMAKLCDVYVNDAFGTAHRAEATTHGIAKYAPIACAGPLLAAEIDALGKALGQPARPLVAIVAGSKVSTKLTILKTLAGKVDNLIVGGGIANTFMLAAGLKIGKSLAEADLVADARTIIDLMAARGASVPIPVDVVCAKEFSATAVATVKDAKDVADDDMILDIGPKTAQMLAEQLKLAGTIVWNGPVGVFEFDQFSNGTKVLAQAIAESKAFSIAGGGDTLAAIAKYGIADQVGYISTGGGAFLEFLEGKKLPAFEVLEQRAAG; encoded by the coding sequence ATGACCTCTGTCCTGCGTCTTTCCGATCTCATCTCCCAAGGCAAAATTGCCGGCAAGCGGGTTTTTATCCGCGCCGACCTGAACGTGCCGCAGGATGACGCCGGCCAAATCACCGAAGATACCCGCATCCGCGCCTCGGTGCCCGCCATCGAGGCCTGCCTGCAGGCAGGCGCCGCCGTGATGGTGACGTCGCACCTGGGCCGTCCGACCGAAGGCGAGTTCAAGCCCGAGGATTCGCTAGCGCCCGTGGCCAAGCGCCTGGCCGAGTTGCTCGGCAAGCCGGTCAAGCTGGTGCAGAACTGGGTCGACGGCAACGGCGAAGTGAGCGCGGTCAAGCCGGGCGAAGTGGTGCTGCTGGAAAACTGCCGCGTCAACAAGGGCGAGAAGAAGAACAGCGACGAACTGGCGCAGAAAATGGCCAAGCTGTGCGACGTCTACGTCAACGATGCCTTCGGTACCGCGCACCGCGCCGAAGCCACCACCCACGGCATCGCCAAATACGCGCCCATCGCCTGCGCCGGCCCGCTGCTGGCCGCCGAGATCGATGCGCTGGGCAAGGCCCTGGGCCAGCCGGCGCGTCCGCTGGTGGCAATCGTCGCCGGCTCCAAGGTGTCTACCAAGCTGACCATCCTCAAGACGCTGGCCGGCAAGGTCGACAACCTGATCGTCGGCGGCGGCATCGCCAATACCTTCATGCTGGCTGCCGGCCTGAAGATCGGCAAGTCGCTGGCCGAGGCTGACCTGGTGGCCGACGCGCGCACCATCATCGATCTCATGGCCGCGCGCGGCGCCTCGGTGCCCATCCCCGTGGACGTGGTGTGCGCCAAGGAATTCAGCGCCACCGCCGTGGCCACCGTCAAGGACGCGAAGGACGTGGCCGACGACGACATGATCCTCGATATCGGCCCCAAGACCGCGCAGATGCTGGCGGAGCAGCTCAAGCTGGCCGGCACCATCGTGTGGAACGGCCCGGTCGGCGTGTTCGAGTTCGACCAGTTCAGCAATGGCACCAAGGTGCTGGCCCAAGCCATCGCCGAGTCCAAGGCGTTCTCGATCGCCGGCGGCGGCGACACGCTGGCGGCCATCGCCAAGTACGGCATCGCTGACCAGGTGGGCTACATCTCCACCGGTGGCGGCGCCTTCCTGGAGTTCCTGGAAGGCAAGAAGCTGCCCGCGTTCGAGGTGCTGGAACAGCGCGCCGCGGGCTGA
- the pyk gene encoding pyruvate kinase has translation MTRSTKIVATIGPASSTLEMLTRMIAAGVDVVRLNFSHGVAADHIERARLVREAAKACGREVAIMADLQGPKIRVGKFEHGKITLNVGEPFILDATCTLGNQERAGLDYEDLPRDVGPGDLLLLNDGLIVLVVDRVLGHEIFTTVRIGGELSNNKGINRQGGGLSAPALTAKDMEDIKTAMALGADYVAVSFPKNATDMEMARQLAAVAGQPHQHKARMIAKIERAEAIRPGVLEEILQASDGIMVARGDLAVEVGNAAVPALQKRMIRLAREANKLTITATQMMESMIVNPVPTRAEVSDVANAVLDGTDAVMLSAETAAGRYPVETVEAMAAVCVEAEKSEVVQLDTDFLNQTFGRIDQSIAMGALFTAYHLQVKAIAALTDSGATALWMSRHRIHVPIYAMTPNLASQRKMQLYRNVVPLPLEASADRDTALEQAEELLLSRGVVQRGDFIVLTIGEPMGQPGGTNTLKIVRVGA, from the coding sequence ATGACCCGTTCCACCAAGATCGTCGCTACCATCGGCCCTGCTTCCAGCACGCTGGAAATGCTCACGCGCATGATCGCGGCAGGGGTCGACGTGGTGCGCCTGAACTTCTCCCACGGCGTGGCCGCGGACCATATCGAGCGTGCCCGCCTGGTGCGCGAGGCGGCCAAGGCCTGCGGCCGGGAAGTTGCCATCATGGCCGACCTGCAAGGGCCGAAGATCCGCGTTGGCAAGTTCGAGCACGGCAAGATCACGCTGAACGTGGGTGAGCCCTTCATCCTCGACGCCACCTGCACCCTGGGCAACCAGGAACGCGCCGGCCTCGACTACGAGGACCTGCCGCGCGACGTGGGCCCGGGCGACCTGCTGCTGCTCAACGATGGCCTGATCGTGCTGGTGGTGGATCGCGTGCTGGGCCACGAGATCTTCACCACGGTCCGGATCGGCGGCGAGCTGTCCAACAACAAGGGCATCAACCGCCAGGGCGGCGGCCTGTCGGCGCCGGCGCTGACCGCCAAGGACATGGAAGACATCAAGACCGCCATGGCGCTGGGCGCGGACTATGTCGCGGTGAGTTTTCCCAAGAACGCCACCGATATGGAAATGGCCCGCCAGCTTGCCGCGGTGGCCGGCCAGCCGCATCAGCACAAGGCCCGCATGATCGCCAAGATCGAGCGCGCCGAGGCGATCCGCCCGGGCGTGCTGGAAGAGATCTTGCAGGCCTCCGACGGCATCATGGTGGCCCGCGGCGACCTGGCCGTGGAAGTGGGCAACGCGGCCGTGCCGGCGCTGCAAAAGCGCATGATCCGGCTGGCGCGCGAGGCCAACAAGCTGACCATCACCGCCACCCAGATGATGGAGAGCATGATCGTCAACCCGGTGCCCACGCGCGCCGAGGTGTCGGACGTGGCCAACGCCGTGCTGGACGGCACCGATGCCGTGATGCTGTCGGCCGAGACCGCCGCCGGCCGCTATCCGGTGGAAACCGTGGAAGCCATGGCCGCGGTCTGCGTCGAGGCGGAGAAGTCCGAGGTGGTCCAGCTCGACACCGATTTCCTCAACCAGACCTTTGGCCGCATCGACCAGTCGATCGCCATGGGCGCACTGTTCACCGCCTATCATTTGCAGGTAAAGGCGATTGCCGCGCTGACCGATTCCGGCGCCACCGCGCTGTGGATGAGCCGGCATCGCATCCATGTGCCGATCTACGCGATGACGCCCAACCTGGCCTCGCAGCGCAAGATGCAGCTCTACCGCAATGTGGTGCCGCTGCCGCTGGAAGCCAGCGCCGACCGTGACACCGCGCTGGAGCAGGCCGAGGAACTGCTGCTGTCGCGCGGCGTCGTGCAGCGCGGCGACTTTATCGTGCTGACCATTGGCGAGCCGATGGGCCAGCCGGGTGGCACGAATACGCTGAAGATTGTCCGGGTTGGCGCCTGA
- the fba gene encoding class II fructose-bisphosphate aldolase (catalyzes the reversible aldol condensation of dihydroxyacetonephosphate and glyceraldehyde 3-phosphate in the Calvin cycle, glycolysis, and/or gluconeogenesis), whose protein sequence is MPLVSMRQLLDHAAENGYALPAFNVNNLEQVQAIMQAADEVNAPVIMQASAGARKYAGEHFLRHLIEAAVEAYPHIPVVMHQDHGQSPAICQAAIDLGFSSVMMDGSLREDGKTPSDYEYNIEVTRKVVQLSHAIGVTVEGELGCLGSLETGEAGEEDGIGAEGKLDHSMLLTDPEQAADFVKATQLDALAIAIGTSHGAYKFTRKPTGDILAINRIKEIHARIPNTHLVMHGSSSVPQELLAEIRQFGGDMKETYGVPVEEIQEAIKYGVRKINIDTDIRLAMTGAIRRFFAENPSKFDPREYLKPAREAAKLVCKARYVAFGCEGQAAKIKPVSLDAIAQKYKSGELAQVVQ, encoded by the coding sequence ATGCCACTCGTATCGATGCGCCAGCTGCTCGACCACGCCGCCGAAAACGGCTACGCGCTGCCCGCCTTCAACGTGAACAACCTGGAACAGGTTCAGGCCATCATGCAGGCCGCCGACGAAGTCAATGCGCCGGTGATCATGCAAGCCTCCGCAGGCGCACGCAAGTACGCCGGCGAGCACTTCCTGCGCCACCTGATCGAAGCCGCGGTGGAAGCCTATCCGCATATCCCGGTGGTGATGCACCAGGATCACGGCCAGTCGCCGGCGATCTGCCAGGCAGCGATCGACCTGGGCTTCTCCTCGGTGATGATGGACGGCTCGCTGCGCGAAGACGGCAAGACCCCGTCCGACTACGAGTACAACATCGAAGTGACCCGCAAGGTGGTGCAGCTCTCGCACGCCATCGGCGTGACCGTGGAAGGCGAGCTTGGCTGCCTGGGCTCGCTCGAGACCGGCGAGGCTGGCGAGGAAGACGGCATCGGCGCCGAAGGCAAGCTGGACCATTCCATGCTGCTGACCGACCCTGAGCAGGCCGCCGACTTCGTCAAGGCTACCCAGCTGGACGCGCTGGCGATCGCCATCGGCACCTCGCACGGCGCTTACAAGTTCACCCGCAAGCCCACTGGCGATATCCTGGCGATCAACCGCATCAAGGAAATCCACGCCCGCATCCCCAACACCCACCTGGTGATGCACGGCTCGTCGTCGGTCCCGCAGGAACTGCTCGCGGAAATCCGCCAGTTCGGCGGCGACATGAAGGAAACCTACGGCGTGCCGGTCGAGGAAATCCAGGAAGCCATCAAGTACGGCGTGCGCAAGATCAATATCGACACCGATATCCGCCTTGCCATGACCGGCGCGATCCGCCGCTTCTTTGCCGAGAACCCGAGCAAGTTCGACCCGCGCGAATACCTGAAGCCTGCCCGCGAAGCCGCCAAGCTGGTTTGCAAGGCACGCTACGTCGCCTTCGGCTGCGAAGGCCAGGCCGCCAAGATCAAGCCGGTCTCGCTCGACGCCATCGCACAGAAGTACAAGTCGGGCGAACTCGCCCAGGTCGTGCAGTAA
- a CDS encoding phosphoribosylaminoimidazolesuccinocarboxamide synthase translates to MSNALYQSSITSLPLLGHGKVRDNYAVGDDKLLIVTTDRLSAFDVILGEPIPAKGRVLNQMANFWFKKLAHIVPNHETGIAAETVVSPAEVEQVQGRAVVVKRLKPILVEAVVRGYLAGSGWKDYQATGSVCGIELPAGLQNAQKLPEPIFTPAAKAEMGEHDENISFAETEARIGADLARQMRDISIRLYKEAADYAATRGIIIADTKFEFGLDENGTLTLMDEVLTADSSRFWPADSYEVGTNPPSFDKQFVRDWLEAVRIDGKPWPKTAPAPALPADVIEKTAAKYREALTRLTGEELQ, encoded by the coding sequence ATGTCGAACGCTCTCTACCAGTCCTCCATCACTTCGCTGCCGCTGCTCGGCCACGGCAAGGTCCGCGACAACTACGCCGTCGGCGACGACAAGCTGCTGATCGTCACCACCGACCGCCTGTCGGCCTTCGACGTCATCCTGGGCGAGCCGATCCCGGCCAAGGGCCGCGTGCTCAACCAGATGGCCAACTTCTGGTTCAAGAAGCTGGCTCACATCGTGCCGAACCACGAAACCGGCATTGCCGCCGAGACCGTGGTGAGCCCGGCCGAAGTCGAGCAGGTGCAAGGCCGCGCCGTGGTGGTCAAGCGCCTCAAGCCGATCCTGGTGGAAGCCGTGGTGCGCGGCTACCTGGCCGGCAGCGGCTGGAAGGACTACCAGGCCACCGGCAGCGTGTGCGGCATCGAATTGCCCGCCGGCCTGCAGAACGCGCAGAAGCTGCCCGAGCCGATCTTCACCCCGGCCGCCAAGGCCGAGATGGGCGAGCACGACGAGAACATCTCCTTCGCGGAAACGGAAGCGCGCATCGGCGCCGACCTGGCCCGCCAGATGCGCGATATCTCGATCCGCCTGTACAAGGAAGCCGCCGACTACGCCGCCACCCGCGGCATCATCATCGCCGACACCAAGTTCGAGTTCGGCCTGGACGAGAACGGCACGCTGACGCTGATGGACGAAGTGCTGACCGCCGACTCCTCGCGCTTCTGGCCCGCGGATTCGTATGAAGTCGGCACCAACCCGCCGTCCTTCGACAAGCAGTTCGTGCGCGACTGGCTGGAAGCTGTGCGCATCGACGGCAAGCCCTGGCCCAAGACCGCCCCGGCGCCGGCACTGCCTGCCGACGTGATCGAGAAGACCGCCGCCAAGTACCGCGAGGCGCTGACGCGCCTGACCGGCGAGGAACTGCAGTAA
- the purE gene encoding 5-(carboxyamino)imidazole ribonucleotide mutase, with protein sequence MSNTAKPLVGVVMGSSSDWDVMQNAVAMLKDFGVAFEARVVSAHRMADDMFEYAATARERGLRAIIAGAGGAAHLPGMIAAKTIVPVFGVPVPSRYLRGEDSLLSIVQMPKGVPVATFAIGEAGAANAALHAIATLATTDDALAAALEAFRAKQTEAARAMTLPV encoded by the coding sequence GTGAGCAATACAGCCAAGCCGCTGGTCGGCGTTGTGATGGGCAGCAGTTCCGACTGGGACGTGATGCAGAACGCGGTCGCCATGCTGAAGGATTTCGGCGTGGCCTTCGAGGCACGCGTGGTCTCCGCCCACCGCATGGCCGACGACATGTTCGAGTACGCCGCGACCGCGCGCGAGCGCGGCCTGCGCGCCATCATCGCCGGTGCCGGCGGTGCCGCACACCTGCCCGGCATGATCGCCGCCAAGACCATCGTGCCGGTGTTCGGCGTGCCGGTGCCGTCGCGCTACCTGCGTGGCGAGGACTCGCTGCTGTCGATCGTGCAGATGCCCAAGGGCGTGCCGGTTGCCACCTTCGCCATCGGCGAAGCGGGCGCCGCCAATGCCGCGCTGCACGCCATCGCCACGCTCGCCACCACCGACGACGCGCTGGCCGCCGCGCTCGAAGCGTTCCGCGCCAAGCAGACCGAAGCTGCCCGCGCCATGACGCTGCCGGTGTAA
- a CDS encoding 5-(carboxyamino)imidazole ribonucleotide synthase: MPTDIHPHLVEAHTPESRAEFGIDNPSAPVLPGAWLGMLGGGQLGRMFTHAAQSMGYKVCVLDPDQDSPAGTIAEKHICAAYTDEAALAEMAKLCPAVTTEFENVPSLSLDRLEQLGAFVAPRGYCVSIAQNRIGEKKFFASCAERTGVPTAPHWVIQHDADVDQVPEDLLPGILKTARMGYDGKGQARVRTREDVRAAWRAMQHVPCVLEKMLPLAYEVSVLAARAADGTTATWPLAENVHRDGILFSTVMPSTSVSDEIAARARAAAATITTEMGYVGVLCIEFFVLTDGSLVANEMAPRPHNSGHITMDACETSQFEQQVRAMARLPLGSTRQHSAGKMLNLLGDVWFEFGLERTPAWDEVVAQPGAKLHLYGKSDARPSRKMGHVNCVGGAAADAERAFDAALTALHIAP, from the coding sequence ATGCCAACCGATATCCATCCCCACCTGGTCGAAGCCCACACGCCGGAGTCGCGTGCCGAGTTCGGCATCGACAATCCCAGCGCGCCGGTGCTGCCCGGCGCCTGGCTAGGCATGCTGGGCGGCGGCCAGCTCGGCCGCATGTTCACCCATGCCGCGCAGTCGATGGGCTACAAGGTTTGCGTGCTCGATCCGGACCAGGACAGCCCGGCCGGCACCATCGCCGAGAAGCACATCTGCGCGGCCTATACGGATGAAGCCGCGCTGGCCGAGATGGCCAAGCTGTGCCCGGCGGTGACCACCGAGTTCGAGAACGTGCCCTCGCTCTCGCTCGACCGGCTGGAGCAACTCGGCGCCTTCGTCGCGCCGCGCGGCTACTGCGTGTCGATCGCGCAGAACCGCATCGGCGAGAAGAAGTTCTTCGCTTCCTGCGCCGAGCGCACCGGCGTGCCCACCGCGCCGCACTGGGTGATCCAGCACGACGCCGACGTCGACCAGGTGCCCGAGGATCTGCTGCCCGGCATCCTCAAGACCGCGCGCATGGGTTATGACGGCAAGGGCCAGGCCCGCGTCAGGACCCGCGAAGACGTGCGCGCAGCGTGGCGTGCGATGCAGCACGTGCCGTGTGTGCTGGAAAAGATGCTGCCGCTGGCCTACGAGGTTTCGGTACTGGCCGCGCGCGCTGCCGACGGCACCACCGCCACCTGGCCGCTCGCCGAAAACGTGCACCGCGACGGCATCCTGTTCTCCACCGTGATGCCGTCCACCAGCGTCTCCGACGAGATCGCCGCGCGGGCGCGCGCCGCGGCCGCCACCATCACCACCGAGATGGGCTACGTGGGCGTGCTGTGCATCGAGTTCTTCGTGCTGACGGATGGCTCGCTGGTCGCCAACGAAATGGCGCCGCGCCCGCACAACTCCGGCCACATCACCATGGACGCCTGCGAGACCAGCCAGTTCGAGCAGCAGGTGCGCGCCATGGCGCGCCTGCCGCTGGGCAGCACGCGCCAGCATTCGGCCGGCAAGATGCTCAACCTGCTGGGCGATGTGTGGTTCGAGTTCGGCCTGGAACGCACGCCGGCCTGGGACGAAGTCGTGGCCCAGCCCGGCGCCAAGCTGCACTTGTACGGCAAGAGCGATGCGCGCCCCTCGCGCAAGATGGGCCACGTGAATTGCGTGGGCGGCGCGGCGGCCGACGCCGAGCGCGCCTTCGACGCGGCCCTGACGGCGCTGCACATCGCGCCTTGA
- a CDS encoding L-threonylcarbamoyladenylate synthase, translating into MSRMPTSAELDQAVQLLEAGELVAFPTETVYGLGADAENPEAIARIYAAKGRPSNHPIIVHVVDGGDISYWVDDVPPAAQDLIDAFWPGPLTLILKRAAHIPAAVAGGQDSIGLRCPSHPVAQALLGRFKRGRGGIAAPSANKFGQVSPTTAQHVRDEFGDAVFVLEGDGVEVGIESTIVDLSRLEQGIGPVLLRPGAITPAMMAQVLGVTPLPPDAAAPRASGTLKAHYAPHTPLALCSAADLPARLVDLPADARVAWVGVQAVADPRCVWVEAPADAEGYARALYSLLRRLDGEGFARLVFEALPAGHEWDGVRDRLQRAAAAFGE; encoded by the coding sequence ATGTCGCGCATGCCCACGTCCGCCGAACTTGACCAAGCGGTCCAACTACTGGAGGCCGGCGAGCTGGTCGCCTTCCCGACCGAGACGGTCTATGGCCTGGGCGCCGACGCGGAAAACCCCGAGGCCATCGCTCGTATCTACGCGGCCAAGGGGCGCCCGTCCAATCACCCGATCATCGTGCACGTGGTGGATGGCGGCGACATCAGCTACTGGGTGGACGATGTGCCGCCGGCCGCGCAAGACCTGATCGACGCCTTCTGGCCCGGCCCGCTCACGCTGATCCTCAAGCGCGCCGCGCATATCCCGGCGGCGGTTGCCGGCGGCCAGGACAGCATCGGCCTGCGTTGCCCGTCGCATCCGGTTGCGCAGGCGCTGCTGGGCCGCTTCAAGCGTGGCCGGGGCGGCATCGCCGCGCCGTCCGCGAACAAGTTTGGGCAGGTCAGCCCGACCACGGCGCAGCACGTGCGCGACGAGTTTGGCGACGCGGTCTTCGTGCTGGAAGGCGACGGCGTTGAGGTGGGCATCGAATCGACCATCGTGGACCTGTCGCGGCTGGAGCAGGGCATTGGCCCGGTGCTGCTGCGCCCGGGCGCGATCACGCCGGCCATGATGGCGCAGGTGCTGGGCGTCACGCCGTTGCCGCCGGACGCTGCTGCGCCGCGCGCGTCAGGCACGCTGAAGGCGCACTATGCGCCGCATACGCCGTTGGCTTTGTGTTCTGCCGCGGACCTGCCTGCGCGGCTGGTCGATTTGCCCGCCGACGCGCGGGTGGCGTGGGTTGGTGTGCAGGCGGTTGCCGATCCGCGGTGTGTGTGGGTAGAGGCGCCTGCCGATGCCGAGGGTTATGCGCGGGCGCTTTATAGCTTGTTGCGTCGGCTGGATGGGGAGGGGTTTGCGCGGCTGGTGTTTGAGGCCTTGCCGGCCGGGCATGAGTGGGATGGGGTGCGGGATCGGTTGCAGAGAGCGGCTGCTGCGTTTGGGGAGTGA